GGACCAGTCATCGGTGGTGAAATCCTCGGTGAGCGGTTTTGTTAAGGTGCTGCTGGAAGCGGTAGTGATCGTGCTGGCGGTGTCGTTCGTCTCGCTGGGCAGCCGCGCCGGGCTGGTGGTGGCCGCATCGATTCCGATTGTGCTGGCGATGACGTTCACCGGCATGGAGATAGCCGGTATCGGCTTGCAGCGCATTTCGCTGGGCGCGTTGATTATCGCGCTTGGGCTACTGGTGGACGACGCCATGATCACGGTAGAGGCGATGGTGTCCAGCCTGGAGAAGGGCGAGGCCCGCGAGCAGGCCGCCACCCGCGCCTACGAAACCACCGCGTTTCCGATGCTGACCGGCACGCTGGTGATGATAGCGGGTTTCATTCCGGTCGGATTTGCCGCCTCCAGCGCCGGTGAGTACTGTTATTCGCTGTTTATTGTGGTGCTGATTTCGCTGCTCAGCTCCTGGGTGGTGGCGGTGCTGTTCTCGCCGCTGATTGGCGTCTGGCTGCTGCCGAAGACGATGAAGGCCCATGATCACAACGCCGGCCGCCTGTCGCGGGCCTATGACCGTCTGTTGTCGACGGCGCTGCGCTATCGCGGCCGCACGCTGTTGTTATCGGTGGCGCTGCTGGCGCTGGCGGTATGGGCTGCCGGTCGGCTGGAGGGCGAGTTTTTCCCGGCCTCGGACCGGCCGGAACTGCTGGTCAGCCTGACGCTGCCGCGTAATGCAACGCAAGAGGCCACCGAACGGGAAGTGGTGCGGCTGGAGCAGTCGCTGAAGAACGATCCGGACCTGGATCATTTCTCCACCTATGTCGGGTCCGGCGCGGTGCGGTTCTATTTACCGATGGATGTGCTGTTGCAGAATGAAAACATCGCGCAACTGGTGGTGGTGGCGAAAGGGCTAAAAGAACGGGATGCGCTGCGCGCCCGGCTGGAAAAACGCGTGCAGCAGGATTTCAGCCACCTGGTGACCCGCGTATCGCCGTTGGAACTGGGGCCGCCGGTCGGCTGGCCGCTTAAGTACCGGGTTACCGGGCCGGATATCGACAAGGTACGCGAGTACGCCACCGGGCTGGCGACGCTGATTGGCAACAATCCTGATGCGCGCGAGGTTAACCTCACCGCCGGTGAACCGGAACGCGCTATCCGCGTCGGCGTCAACCAGACCGAAGCGCGGGCGGTGGGCATCAGCTCGCAGGATGTCGCCAGCGCGCTGGCGACCATTTTCTCCGGCTCGGCCGTGACCAGCGTACGCGATCGCAACCGGATGGTGGCGGTGGTGGTACGCGCCCGGGATGAGGAGCGTCAGAATCTGGATACCGTCGCCAGCCTGCAACTGCGCGCCGCTAACGGCCAGCGGGTGCCGCTGGGGCAAATTGCTTCCGTCGGGTACGGCGTGGATGAGCCGATCATCTGGCGCCGGCAGCGTCTGCCCTTTATCACCGTGCAGACCGACCTGGCGCCGGGCGTGCGCGCCCAGACCTTATCGGCCACGCTGGCGCCGCAGGTGGCGGCCTATCAGGCGTCGTTGCCGACCGGTTACCACATCGAAGAGGGTGGGTCGGTGGCGGAGTCCAACAAAGGCAACAATTCGGTGTATCAGGTGCTGCCGGTGACGTTGCTGGTGATGCTGATTTTGCTGATGGTGCAGTTGCAGCGTTTCTCGCGCATGATGCTGGCGCTGCTGATGGCGCCGTTCGGGCTGATTGGCGTAGTGGCGGCGATGCTGCCGACCGGCACGCCGATGGGCTTCGTCGCTCTGCTGGGGGTGATCGCGCTGGCGGGGATGATCATCCGTAACGCGGTGATCCTGATTAGCGAAGTAGACACCAACACGGCCGCAGGCATGCCGATCAACGAGGCGATTATCCACGCCGCCCGTCATCGCTCCCGCCCGATTTTGCTGACCGCGCTGGCGGCGATTTTGGGGATGATCCCGATCGCTACCCAGGTATTCTGGGGGCCGATGGCCTACGCCATCATCGGTGGGTTGATCGTCGCTACGCTGCTGACGCTGACGGTGTTGCCAGCGGCGATCAGTCTGGTGATGCAGTGGGAAACGCGCGGAAAAACGCAGGGGTAACGCGGGTAAGGGGACGAATCATTCGAGCCGTTCCCCGGCATCCGTCACGATGCCGGGGGCGTAGGATCAGAAGGTAAAGCTCAGTTTGGCGGCGGCGCCGTAGGTGTGTTTGCTTTCGGTGCCGACCATGCCGGTCAGGTCAAGGTGTACGCCAAACGGCGACAGACCGAGACCGGCGGTAACCAGATTCTTGTCGCTGTCGCGCATATTGGCGCGGTAACCGACGCGCAACTGCGCCCAGGACAGCACGCGGTATTCCGCTCCCACCCCGGCGTACTGGTTTTTCTTCTCGGAATCAAAACCGCTGGCGGGCGTCAGGTCGATATCGGTGGCCAGCGTCAGTGCGTCCGTGCTCCAGGCGGTGCCCGCGGTGACCTGCGGCCGAAGGTGGAAGGTTCGCTGTATGCCCTGCACCTCTTTGGTGTCGATGCGGCGGCCAATCAGGTTCTGCGCCACCAGCCCGGCGCTCCAGCGCGAGGTCAGATCGGTACTGAAACCGAGATCCAGGTTGGCGCCGGAGCTGGATTTCTTGAATTCCGAATTGCGGAAATCAGAAGAACTGTAGTTATTGATCGACGCAATATAGTTATAGGTGTCGATCCGTTGCAGTTTGGGGGTGATACCCACGGAAAACGGCTGACCGGCGATGCTGAACGCTTTCGCCATCGCTACGCCGTATTCGGTCACCAGCGCGCCTGCGCCCTCGGCCCGGGAGGTGAAATTGTTCAGGTCGGCCGACGTCGGAATGGTGGTGCCCGCCGCCACGCTATCCAGATAAGCCAGATCGCGGTCGGTCACCACGGCTTTGGCATTCGCCACGCCCCAGCCTTTGACGACGACGGCGAAAGGCAACGTTTCGTTGGGAACCGCCACCACGGTAGCGGCGGCGGCATCGCCGTAAGCACGGTCATCATTGATGCTATTCAGATCGCTTCTCAGCGACTGGAAGGAGGAGATGCCCTGTTGCAGCGCCAACCGACGCAGCAGCGGATTGGTGATACCGCTGCTGGAATTCAGCACGTCTTTGATGCTATCCCAACTGTTTTTGATGCGGTCAAACTTATCTTCGACTTTTTCAGGGTCGGACACCACCACGCCTACCGACGGCAGGATTAAGCTGACGTTGTCGCTGGCTTGCGCTTTGGTCAGCAGCGCCGGGTTGGCCAGCGCGGCGGAGCCGTAGTGCGATGAAGCGACCCCGGTTCCGCCCATGGCATCGTTCCTGGCATCCGACCAGGTTCCGGCGGCAAAGGTTATGGCAGGAGAAAACAGACCCGCTACCGTCATGGCGCGGACGAGTGATTTTTTATGCATACGAGCATTCCTTTATCAACGAAGGTATTGAGGAAAAAATTCCTTTTTGCTGTGTGCTCGTAATTTTTTTATAGATATAAACGCGGTAACTAAAATAAATAAAACCAGAGGACACCCTTGTGCAGGCTGAGCAAAAACAGACCTTGGTTGAAAGGAATGAATATCTCGCGTCAAACTGAGACTGCTTTTCGGTGTGTCATTACGACAATAGTGGCACAGCCTAGCATTTTCATTTCCGGCGGCGATAGCCCTTTACCCGGTTTCCGGTGTGATGGGGTATAGTGATTAATTAATTGATTGAATTTATTGGGTTTATTGATTGAGCGAATAAAGGGGTTTAATTCATCTTATTTGAGGGAATGAAATTCTTGAATTGCTGAATAGCTTATGTCTATTTTTAAACCATAGTCCCCATCAGATAAAAAGAATATTCACTTTGCGGTAATCCGGATTCTTTCACTGCTTTTTCCACAATCGTATTCGGCGGCATTAAATCAACCGCTATTCCATCAGATTCTTTTATGCTGATACGGCTTGTCGATGCCTGATGCGGCCGAAGAGATTGACGCACGAAAGCGATTGCTTATTTAAGGGGGCCTCCTTACCCTGAAACGTACAGGCGCAATGCGATTCAGTGAGCGGCAAAGGGTAAGGTATGCGGACAATTGAAAAATTTCAGCGCGGTGACTTGCTGGTGGCAGCCTGCCCGTCACGCGAAGTGCTACAGCACATCACCAGCCGTTGGGGCATCCTGATTCTGATTGTGCTGGAATCGAAAACGCTCCGTTTCAGCGAACTGCGCCGCCTGATCAATGGCGTCAGCGAACGTATGCTGGCCCAGACATTGCAATCTCTGGAAGGCGACGGTCTGATCAACCGGGTGGCTTATGACGTGGTGCCGCCGCACGTGGAATACAGCCTGACCCCGCTGGGGAAAGAAGCCGCGGAGAAGGTGCGGGTGCTGGTGGACTGGATTGAAGAAAGCATGCCGCGCATCGCTGAACACTGGCGCGAGTCGGGGACGACGCGATCGCGGAAAACCTCTGCCTGAAATGTGGTGGGAATCATGCCGGATTTCCGCCTTCATTTAGCGATATTTTATGCGCGAGTGAATGATCACAGCCTAATGATTTCTACCGGTTTTATTGTTGATAAAACCAGAAAGCTGTGTTTAATTTTAAGTTAATGCTTTCGCATTTTTCTATTTTAGCGTTATCGATTTTTACACCAGGTTTGATTTTTTAAATTAATAACAGATTTTTGCCATGGATATCCTGCCGGTTGGCGCAGGGGGCGGCTGCCTGTTTCTCAAACCTGTCAATATCGGTGATGCTTATGGCTCAGCAACGAACTCTGTATAACGCGACCCGCATGGTGCTTGAGCGCCGTTTAATGTTTGATGCCGCCGCTGTTGCCACGGCGGATCAGGTCGCCAATGACCAGCCAGACGCCGCCAACCATGACGGTAGTGCCGATTCTACGGCGCAGGAACATACCAATACCGATTTAATTCAGGCTGTTAGCCAGATCGAGACGCCGCCCGCTCGCGTCGAGGTATTCTTTATTGACGGCGCGTTGCCAAATAAAGACGCGCTGGTCTCGCAATTACCAGCCAATGCGTCGGTTTATATTCTGGATAGTAATCAGGATGGGTTGAATCAAATTGCTGATATTCTTTCTAATTATAAAAATGTCGATGCGATTCATATTATTTCACACGGTGATAGTGGACAGATTGAATTAGGGAATAGCCTAGTCTCGGCGGAAAATATTGATAGCTACCAAACTATATTGGAGCAAATCAATTTATCTCTAAACAGCTCCGCCGATGTTTTAATTTATGGCTGTAATGTCGGGGATGAAGCCGGGCAACAGTTATTGAGCGCGCTGTCGTCATCGCTGGATTCGGACGTGGCGGCGTCATCCGATATTACCGGGGTTGATGGCGACTGGGTGCTGGAAAGCCATGTCGGCAGTATCGAAACCGAATCCATCAATCCGACAGGCTGGCATGCCAACCTGTTGTTGGGAATAAACACCGCGCCTACCGCCGTGGCCGATGTGGCGCTGGTGAGCCAAAATAGCTCGACCATCATTAATGTGACCGCGAACGACATCGATCTGGAAGGCGATGCCATCAAGGTAACCGGAGCCAGCGCGCTATTTGGCAAGGTCACGGTCAATGCCGACAGCACGCTGACCTATACCCCTAATGCCGGTTATTTCGGCGTCGACACCATCACGTATACCATTGCGGACAGTAAAGGACTGTCGGCGTTGCTGCCGGGTACGGTGGCGGTCACGGTCAATAGCTTGCCTACCTTGTCGTTACCAGTGCTGGTTAATCTGTTCAATGAAGATACGCCGATAGTCTTCGCCAATGTTCTGGGCACCAAAATCAGCATTGGCGACCTCGACGGCAGCATCGCCAGGATCTCATTGTCGGTGCCGCTGGGGTCGCTGACGCTATCCCAGACCGCCAATCTGTCGTTTAGCCAGGGCGACGGCATCAACGACAGCAACATCACCATGCAGGGTAATATTGCAGATATTAATGCCGCGCTGAATGGCCTGATCTATACCCCGGACGCGGACTATAACGGTCCGGTAACCATTACTATCGGGTTAACCGACACCTTGCTGGCGATACCGATTACCGCCACGTTGCCAATCGGCATTGCGCCGGTGGCGGATATTGTCAGTGATTCCGTCATCACCAATGTCAGCTCGCCGGTCAGCTTCAACGTGATGGCGAACGATACTTTTGAAAATATCAACGCGCGGGTGACGTCTTACAGCACGCCATCACACGGTACGGTGGTGATTGATAGCACCGGCAACGCGGTCTACACCCCCAATAGCGGTTATCTGGGTAATGATTCGTTTACCTATACCGTTACCAGTAATGGCACCACGGAAACCACCACCGTTACCATCCACATTAATACGCCGCCGGTCGCCAACCCGGACAGCGCTACCACGCCGGAAGATACATCGGTGACGGTGAACGTGCTGGCGAATGACACCGATGCTGATGGTAATACGTTGACCGTGACGTCGGCGACGGCCGGACACGGCACGGTGGTGATCAACGCCAACGGTACGCTGACCTACACGCCGGCGGCCAACTACAACGGCAGCGACACCATTACCTATAAGATCAGTGACGGATTGGGCGCCAGCGCGACGGGTACGGTAACGGTCACCATCACCCCGGTCAATGACGCGCCGGTGGCGGCCAACGACACCGCCACCACGCTGGAAGACACCCAGGTGACGGTGAATGTGCTGGCCAACGACAGCGATGTGGACGGCGACAGCCTGACGGTCACCGCCGCCAGCGCCGGCCACGGCACGGTGGTGATCAACGCCAACGGCACCCTGACCTATACCCCGGCGGCCAACTACAACGGCAGCGACACTATCAGCTATACCGTCAGCGACGGCCACGGCGGCACCGCCACGGCCACGGTGGCGGTGACCGTCACCCCGGTCAATGACGCGCCGGTGGCGGTGAACGACACCGCGACCACGGCGGAAGACACCCCGGTGACGGTGAATGTGCTGGCGAACGACAGCGATGTGGACGGCGACAGTCTGACGGTGACCTCCGCATCGGCTGGGCATGGTTCCGTCACCATTAACGCTGATGGCACGCTGACTTATATCCCCAATGTCAACTTTAACGGCACCGATACCGTGACTTATAGCGTCAGCGATGGTGCCGGCGGCGTGGCGACAGGAATGCTGACCGTGACGGTTACCGCTGTGAATGATACACCGGTTACCGGGGCGGATATGGCAGCCACCAGTCAAAATACCCCGGTGACGGTCAATGTGCTGTCCAACGACAGCGA
The DNA window shown above is from Dickeya dadantii NCPPB 898 and carries:
- a CDS encoding efflux RND transporter permease subunit, with the translated sequence MSSGFKQKWNLSAWALAHQQLVAFFMLVIVAAGVMSYERLPRNEDPAFTIKTAVVSASWPGATVQDTVSFVTDVLEKKLQETPYLDFIESYSRPGEAVIFVNLRDSTPPSEVPGIWYTVRKKMKDITPSLPDGVSEPAVNDEFDDTFGTIYGFTADGYSPRELRDKVDDIRTELLATSDVGKIDVLGVQEEHIVVAFSPRQLAGMGLDLQQVTAALQAQNAVSPTGTIRTANDKVELRVSGAFVSEESLRQVTLRIGGRFIPLTDIATVHRQAAEPPAPAFRVNGQPAIGLAISMAPTGNMLDFGQALRGKIATISASLPHGIEVTNVADQSSVVKSSVSGFVKVLLEAVVIVLAVSFVSLGSRAGLVVAASIPIVLAMTFTGMEIAGIGLQRISLGALIIALGLLVDDAMITVEAMVSSLEKGEAREQAATRAYETTAFPMLTGTLVMIAGFIPVGFAASSAGEYCYSLFIVVLISLLSSWVVAVLFSPLIGVWLLPKTMKAHDHNAGRLSRAYDRLLSTALRYRGRTLLLSVALLALAVWAAGRLEGEFFPASDRPELLVSLTLPRNATQEATEREVVRLEQSLKNDPDLDHFSTYVGSGAVRFYLPMDVLLQNENIAQLVVVAKGLKERDALRARLEKRVQQDFSHLVTRVSPLELGPPVGWPLKYRVTGPDIDKVREYATGLATLIGNNPDAREVNLTAGEPERAIRVGVNQTEARAVGISSQDVASALATIFSGSAVTSVRDRNRMVAVVVRARDEERQNLDTVASLQLRAANGQRVPLGQIASVGYGVDEPIIWRRQRLPFITVQTDLAPGVRAQTLSATLAPQVAAYQASLPTGYHIEEGGSVAESNKGNNSVYQVLPVTLLVMLILLMVQLQRFSRMMLALLMAPFGLIGVVAAMLPTGTPMGFVALLGVIALAGMIIRNAVILISEVDTNTAAGMPINEAIIHAARHRSRPILLTALAAILGMIPIATQVFWGPMAYAIIGGLIVATLLTLTVLPAAISLVMQWETRGKTQG
- a CDS encoding conjugal transfer protein TraF: MHKKSLVRAMTVAGLFSPAITFAAGTWSDARNDAMGGTGVASSHYGSAALANPALLTKAQASDNVSLILPSVGVVVSDPEKVEDKFDRIKNSWDSIKDVLNSSSGITNPLLRRLALQQGISSFQSLRSDLNSINDDRAYGDAAAATVVAVPNETLPFAVVVKGWGVANAKAVVTDRDLAYLDSVAAGTTIPTSADLNNFTSRAEGAGALVTEYGVAMAKAFSIAGQPFSVGITPKLQRIDTYNYIASINNYSSSDFRNSEFKKSSSGANLDLGFSTDLTSRWSAGLVAQNLIGRRIDTKEVQGIQRTFHLRPQVTAGTAWSTDALTLATDIDLTPASGFDSEKKNQYAGVGAEYRVLSWAQLRVGYRANMRDSDKNLVTAGLGLSPFGVHLDLTGMVGTESKHTYGAAAKLSFTF
- a CDS encoding winged helix-turn-helix transcriptional regulator: MRTIEKFQRGDLLVAACPSREVLQHITSRWGILILIVLESKTLRFSELRRLINGVSERMLAQTLQSLEGDGLINRVAYDVVPPHVEYSLTPLGKEAAEKVRVLVDWIEESMPRIAEHWRESGTTRSRKTSA
- a CDS encoding Ig-like domain-containing protein — translated: MAQQRTLYNATRMVLERRLMFDAAAVATADQVANDQPDAANHDGSADSTAQEHTNTDLIQAVSQIETPPARVEVFFIDGALPNKDALVSQLPANASVYILDSNQDGLNQIADILSNYKNVDAIHIISHGDSGQIELGNSLVSAENIDSYQTILEQINLSLNSSADVLIYGCNVGDEAGQQLLSALSSSLDSDVAASSDITGVDGDWVLESHVGSIETESINPTGWHANLLLGINTAPTAVADVALVSQNSSTIINVTANDIDLEGDAIKVTGASALFGKVTVNADSTLTYTPNAGYFGVDTITYTIADSKGLSALLPGTVAVTVNSLPTLSLPVLVNLFNEDTPIVFANVLGTKISIGDLDGSIARISLSVPLGSLTLSQTANLSFSQGDGINDSNITMQGNIADINAALNGLIYTPDADYNGPVTITIGLTDTLLAIPITATLPIGIAPVADIVSDSVITNVSSPVSFNVMANDTFENINARVTSYSTPSHGTVVIDSTGNAVYTPNSGYLGNDSFTYTVTSNGTTETTTVTIHINTPPVANPDSATTPEDTSVTVNVLANDTDADGNTLTVTSATAGHGTVVINANGTLTYTPAANYNGSDTITYKISDGLGASATGTVTVTITPVNDAPVAANDTATTLEDTQVTVNVLANDSDVDGDSLTVTAASAGHGTVVINANGTLTYTPAANYNGSDTISYTVSDGHGGTATATVAVTVTPVNDAPVAVNDTATTAEDTPVTVNVLANDSDVDGDSLTVTSASAGHGSVTINADGTLTYIPNVNFNGTDTVTYSVSDGAGGVATGMLTVTVTAVNDTPVTGADMAATSQNTPVTVNVLSNDSDVDGDSLTVTAASAGHGSVVINADGTLTYTPNTNYSGSDTVTYTVSDGAGGTAQGTLTVTIAPVNSAPSANPDSASTLEDTPVTVDVLANDTSANGSPLTIQGAVAGHGTVVINSDGTLTYTPNANFNGTDTVTYTVSNSQGGLATGTLTITVTAVNDAPVAGADTAITAEDTPVTVDVLANDVDVDGNLLTVTAATAGNGTVVINA